The Mycoplasma sp. 1654_15 genome contains a region encoding:
- the rplJ gene encoding 50S ribosomal protein L10 — MNAFRKKKEELVQEIQNLIKSSSSLVIAEYRGLTVAEVETLRNELKEAGVFVKVYKNRLFKIAAKEAGFEDLSPSLIGPNFFAFGSTDAIAPAKIISKFAKTNPIVVLKGGIFEGKAADAKEIQTVATLPNYEEALTMLASSLLGGLRQLSVGLKMLVDENKINA; from the coding sequence TTGAACGCTTTTAGAAAGAAAAAAGAAGAATTAGTTCAAGAAATTCAAAACTTAATTAAATCTTCTTCTTCCTTAGTTATAGCTGAGTATCGTGGATTAACAGTTGCTGAAGTTGAAACTTTAAGAAATGAACTTAAAGAAGCAGGTGTTTTTGTAAAAGTATATAAAAACAGATTGTTTAAAATAGCAGCAAAAGAAGCAGGATTTGAAGATTTAAGTCCTTCTTTAATAGGTCCTAACTTTTTTGCTTTTGGTTCAACAGATGCAATAGCTCCAGCTAAAATTATTTCCAAATTTGCAAAAACAAATCCAATTGTTGTTCTAAAAGGTGGAATTTTCGAAGGAAAAGCAGCTGATGCAAAAGAAATACAAACAGTTGCAACTTTACCAAACTACGAAGAAGCTCTTACTATGTTGGCTTCATCATTACTTGGTGGTTTGAGACAACTTTCAGTTGGTCTAAAAATGCTTGTTGATGAGAACAAAATTAACGCATAA
- a CDS encoding MAG0480 family ComEC-like protein encodes MNQASINSFVVNSQVSITNKNALGVIFQFEDKNIFLKDKNLDINDQIFIYGKAERIVNSSSDFNIENYLKSYKTFFEIKAITSLKIIKKHQDWKSNFFHFVTSGNTYYSQVFPISLLGENYILENTFITNLKQLNVYHLFVISGFHLLFFKKFIFKIFQFIKLNFLISNFLFLFFLLFVNYLLNFPISFLRATLFFIFSLINKQILKNYFKNFEVLSFVAIVFILWNPLVIYSFSYIFTFLITLILLYCSHLKFNNKWWKNIITSLISHTFASVLLLMFNNKYNVFGYLNSFIFVPVFVFIYTVGWIFIWEKNLLDFIAQFILWLVDQFTKFQFYIYLIKLNFLTVFVSYIIFSVCFLFTELIHISQRKKLSKF; translated from the coding sequence TTTTTTTAAAAGATAAAAATTTAGATATAAATGATCAAATTTTTATCTATGGAAAAGCAGAACGAATTGTTAATAGTTCTAGTGATTTTAATATAGAAAATTATTTAAAAAGTTATAAAACTTTCTTTGAAATTAAAGCAATAACCTCGTTGAAGATAATAAAAAAACATCAAGATTGAAAAAGTAATTTTTTTCATTTTGTGACTTCAGGTAATACTTATTATTCACAAGTTTTTCCTATAAGTTTATTAGGCGAGAATTATATTTTAGAAAATACATTTATAACTAATTTAAAGCAATTAAATGTTTATCATTTGTTTGTTATTTCAGGTTTTCACTTGTTGTTTTTTAAAAAATTTATATTTAAAATTTTTCAATTTATAAAATTAAATTTTTTAATCTCTAATTTTTTGTTTTTATTTTTTCTGTTGTTTGTAAATTATCTCTTAAATTTTCCGATTTCTTTTTTAAGAGCTACGTTATTTTTTATTTTTTCTTTAATCAACAAGCAAATTTTAAAAAATTATTTTAAAAACTTTGAAGTTTTATCTTTTGTTGCAATTGTTTTTATACTTTGAAATCCTTTAGTGATTTATTCTTTTAGTTATATTTTCACTTTTTTAATTACTTTAATTTTGTTATATTGTTCACATTTAAAATTCAACAATAAATGATGAAAAAATATAATCACAAGTTTAATTTCACACACATTTGCTTCTGTTTTATTGTTAATGTTTAATAATAAATATAATGTATTTGGCTACTTAAATTCCTTCATTTTTGTTCCTGTTTTTGTTTTTATATACACAGTTGGTTGAATATTTATATGAGAAAAAAATCTGCTGGATTTTATAGCTCAATTTATTTTATGATTAGTAGATCAATTTACAAAGTTCCAATTTTATATTTATTTAATAAAATTAAATTTTTTAACTGTATTTGTTTCATATATAATTTTTTCAGTATGTTTTTTGTTTACGGAACTGATACATATTTCACAAAGAAAAAAGTTGAGCAAATTTTAA
- the holA gene encoding DNA polymerase III subunit delta, with protein sequence MFFVYGTDTYFTKKKVEQILKKFPDFEVINIFDNDSLVSIIDALEARDLFETEKIFIFHNFINSKLTNQEQKKIANKISKYSYNVIFLYELEVESDEKKIFSSFFYSHFFKSSSIFKTEVLTDKTITKFLTQIIKENEGKINESNLLTLSLQLPLNANIIEKEVIKLLLFDKEITHSSIENLLTKYDSDNDWNFINAFTDNDFLNTWNFYKEKLNQGKKISFLISQLSSKLMLSFICFLYKEDKYTEFDIQKELQIHIFQVKKAVQFYRKIGIAKLKKLIKLLAKIDKDIKSGLLGEKEAFEHFLLTSMK encoded by the coding sequence ATGTTTTTTGTTTACGGAACTGATACATATTTCACAAAGAAAAAAGTTGAGCAAATTTTAAAAAAATTTCCAGATTTTGAAGTTATTAATATTTTTGATAACGACTCTTTAGTTTCAATTATTGATGCATTAGAAGCTAGAGATCTTTTTGAAACAGAAAAAATATTTATTTTTCACAATTTTATTAATTCAAAATTAACAAACCAAGAGCAAAAAAAGATTGCTAACAAAATTTCAAAATATTCTTACAACGTAATTTTTTTATATGAATTAGAAGTAGAATCAGATGAAAAGAAAATTTTTTCTAGTTTCTTTTATTCCCATTTTTTTAAAAGTTCAAGTATTTTTAAAACTGAAGTTTTAACAGATAAAACAATAACAAAGTTTTTGACACAAATTATCAAGGAAAATGAAGGAAAAATTAACGAATCTAACCTTTTAACTTTATCTTTACAACTCCCTCTAAATGCAAATATAATAGAAAAAGAAGTTATAAAATTATTGTTATTTGATAAAGAAATTACACATTCTAGTATAGAAAATTTGCTTACAAAATATGATTCTGATAATGATTGAAACTTTATAAACGCTTTTACTGATAACGATTTTTTAAATACTTGAAACTTTTACAAAGAAAAATTAAATCAAGGAAAAAAAATTTCTTTTTTAATTTCTCAACTTAGTTCTAAATTAATGTTATCTTTTATCTGTTTCCTTTATAAAGAAGATAAATATACTGAATTTGATATTCAAAAAGAACTTCAAATTCATATATTTCAGGTTAAAAAAGCAGTTCAATTTTATAGAAAAATAGGAATAGCAAAACTTAAAAAATTAATAAAATTACTTGCTAAAATTGATAAAGACATTAAATCAGGACTATTAGGTGAAAAAGAAGCTTTTGAACATTTTTTACTAACATCTATGAAATAA